The following proteins are co-located in the Pedobacter sp. FW305-3-2-15-E-R2A2 genome:
- a CDS encoding glycosyltransferase N-terminal domain-containing protein, with protein sequence MLWLYNIGISFYGLVVSAFSIFNSKAKLFSQGRKNIFDHIEKTVDGTKKHIWFHFASLGEFEQGRPLLEKIKELHPQKRIVITFFSPSGYEIRKNYALAAGVFYLPLDTASNAKRFISLINPEMAIFTKYEFWYHYFKTLNDQQIPLYLISGIFRPNQIFFRWYGSFHRRILGFVDHFFVQNTESVNLLKQLQLENASLSGDTRFDRVAENALSPKKVTLVENGWINSPVFIAGSTWPADERLIAVLIQQQPDWQFIIAPHEIDEAHILDIEKLIPGAVRYSNLQNGAANTAQILIIDNIGLLSSLYQYAQISYIGGGFGVGIHNTLEAAAFGIPVIFGPKYDKFQEAKDLIALTAARSIETESDLSAAFIHFRENKEAGKIAQKYVNEKTGSTRQILEFIEKQF encoded by the coding sequence ATGCTTTGGCTTTATAATATAGGAATCTCATTTTACGGATTAGTCGTTAGCGCATTTTCTATATTCAATTCCAAGGCCAAACTATTTAGTCAGGGTCGAAAAAACATTTTTGACCATATAGAAAAAACCGTTGACGGTACAAAGAAGCACATTTGGTTTCACTTTGCTTCTTTAGGAGAATTCGAACAGGGAAGACCCCTTCTGGAAAAGATAAAGGAATTACATCCCCAAAAAAGAATAGTTATTACATTTTTCTCCCCATCGGGATATGAGATCAGGAAAAACTATGCACTTGCTGCCGGCGTTTTTTACCTGCCGTTGGATACGGCCAGCAATGCCAAAAGATTCATTTCGCTGATCAATCCGGAGATGGCCATCTTTACCAAATATGAGTTTTGGTATCATTATTTCAAAACCCTGAATGACCAGCAAATCCCGCTTTACCTCATTTCAGGAATATTCCGGCCAAATCAGATTTTCTTTCGCTGGTATGGCTCATTTCATCGTCGGATCTTAGGTTTTGTAGACCATTTTTTTGTACAAAATACGGAGAGCGTTAATTTGTTAAAACAGCTTCAGCTGGAAAATGCAAGCCTGAGTGGCGACACCCGTTTTGACCGGGTAGCAGAAAATGCGTTATCCCCTAAAAAAGTCACACTTGTGGAAAACGGATGGATCAACAGCCCTGTATTCATCGCCGGATCAACATGGCCCGCAGATGAACGTTTAATCGCCGTTTTAATTCAGCAACAACCAGATTGGCAATTCATCATCGCCCCTCATGAAATTGACGAAGCCCATATCCTTGACATTGAAAAACTGATTCCGGGAGCTGTCCGCTATTCGAACTTACAGAATGGGGCAGCGAATACGGCCCAAATCTTAATTATAGACAATATCGGATTGCTTTCTTCGCTCTATCAATACGCTCAAATTTCTTACATCGGAGGAGGCTTTGGCGTAGGCATTCATAATACCTTAGAAGCAGCCGCATTTGGCATTCCAGTTATTTTTGGTCCTAAATATGATAAATTTCAGGAGGCAAAAGACCTGATCGCCCTTACTGCAGCCAGGAGCATTGAAACAGAAAGCGACCTTTCTGCAGCCTTTATCCATTTTAGAGAAAATAAAGAAGCTGGAAAGATCGCCCAAAAATATGTAAATGAAAAAACGGGATCAACCCGTCAGATTCTGGAATTTATAGAAAAGCAGTTTTAG
- a CDS encoding UDP-glucose/GDP-mannose dehydrogenase family protein produces the protein MKIAVIGTGYVGLVTGTCLAETGNKVICVDIDAAKVQKMQEGQVPIYEPGLDVLFHRNIAQGRLTFTTDLAHGIKDAQIIFMALPTPPGGDGAADLSYILGAAKDISKLVTEYKVIVNKSTVPVGTADKVQAVFKAHTDIEIDVVSNPEFLREGVAVEDFMKPDRVVIGTRSERAQKLMSELYGPYVRQGNPVLFMDERSSELTKYAANSFLATKITFMNEIANLCEIVGADVDAVRKGIGSDARIGKRFLFPGIGYGGSCFPKDVQALAKSADENDYDFQILKAVMEVNEKQKTVLVDKLLKYYKGDLKGKHFALWGLAFKPETDDIREAPALYIIDELVKHGATVTAFDPEAMANVKRLLGDKINYVEDQYEALQHADALLIATEWSVFRNPDFEKMEEVLSNKVIFDGRNLYDLSKMIDLGYYYNSVGRKLID, from the coding sequence ATGAAAATAGCTGTTATTGGGACAGGATATGTGGGTTTGGTTACCGGTACTTGTTTAGCAGAAACAGGAAATAAAGTAATCTGTGTAGACATAGATGCGGCCAAAGTACAGAAAATGCAGGAAGGTCAGGTACCGATCTATGAACCAGGACTTGACGTATTATTTCACCGGAATATTGCACAGGGGAGGTTGACTTTTACCACCGATCTGGCTCATGGAATTAAGGATGCGCAGATTATCTTTATGGCATTGCCAACTCCTCCGGGAGGAGATGGGGCAGCAGATCTTTCTTATATTCTTGGTGCAGCAAAAGACATTTCTAAATTAGTTACTGAATACAAAGTCATTGTGAATAAGTCTACGGTTCCTGTGGGGACTGCAGATAAAGTTCAGGCGGTTTTTAAAGCACATACCGACATCGAAATTGATGTGGTTTCTAACCCGGAGTTTTTACGCGAAGGTGTAGCGGTGGAAGATTTTATGAAGCCAGACCGTGTCGTAATCGGAACCAGAAGTGAAAGAGCTCAGAAACTAATGTCTGAATTGTATGGTCCGTATGTTAGACAAGGAAATCCGGTCTTGTTTATGGACGAACGTTCTTCAGAACTGACAAAATATGCAGCAAATTCCTTTCTGGCGACAAAAATCACTTTTATGAACGAGATCGCCAATCTTTGTGAGATTGTTGGAGCAGATGTAGATGCAGTACGTAAAGGAATTGGATCGGATGCAAGGATTGGTAAACGCTTTCTTTTCCCTGGAATCGGGTATGGCGGAAGCTGCTTCCCTAAAGATGTTCAGGCATTGGCAAAATCTGCAGATGAGAATGATTACGATTTCCAGATCCTGAAAGCGGTTATGGAAGTGAATGAGAAACAAAAGACAGTATTGGTAGATAAACTGCTGAAATATTATAAAGGTGACCTGAAAGGCAAACATTTTGCTTTATGGGGGTTGGCATTTAAGCCGGAAACGGATGATATCCGTGAAGCTCCTGCCTTGTATATCATCGATGAGCTGGTTAAACATGGCGCAACGGTGACGGCTTTTGATCCGGAAGCAATGGCAAATGTGAAGCGACTTTTAGGAGATAAAATCAATTATGTGGAGGATCAGTATGAGGCATTGCAACATGCAGATGCTTTATTGATTGCTACGGAATGGTCTGTCTTCAGGAATCCTGATTTTGAGAAAATGGAAGAAGTGCTGAGTAATAAAGTGATTTTTGATGGACGTAACTTATACGATTTGTCGAAAATGATCGACTTAGGCTATTATTATAACAGTGTTGGCCGTAAACTTATAGATTAA
- a CDS encoding UDP-glucuronic acid decarboxylase family protein: MGRKRVLITGAAGFLGSHLCDRFIKEDYHVIAMDNLITGDLKNIEHLFKLENFEFAHHDVSKFVYVAGELDYILHFASPASPIDYLKIPIQTLKVGSLGTHNLLGLAKSKNARMLIASTSEVYGDPNVNPQPEEYWGNVNPVGPRGVYDEAKRFQEAMTMAYHTFHGLETRIVRIFNTYGPRMRLNDGRVLPAFIGQALRGEDLTVFGDGSQTRSFCYVDDLVEGIYRLLLSDYAMPVNIGNPDEITIKQFGEEIIKLTGTSQKLVLRDLPVDDPKQRRPDITKAREILGWEPKVSRAEGLKITYEYFKSLPADALINKEHKDFTTYNR, from the coding sequence ATGGGACGTAAAAGAGTATTAATTACGGGAGCCGCAGGGTTCTTAGGATCACACCTATGCGATAGGTTCATCAAAGAAGATTACCATGTTATCGCAATGGATAACCTGATCACAGGTGATCTCAAAAATATTGAACATCTTTTTAAACTGGAGAACTTTGAGTTTGCCCATCACGATGTATCTAAGTTTGTCTATGTTGCAGGTGAATTGGATTATATCCTTCATTTTGCATCTCCGGCAAGTCCTATTGATTATTTAAAGATCCCGATTCAAACTTTAAAGGTAGGCTCCCTGGGGACACATAATTTATTGGGTCTGGCAAAGAGTAAAAATGCGAGGATGTTGATTGCGTCTACTTCTGAAGTATATGGCGATCCAAATGTAAACCCTCAGCCGGAAGAATATTGGGGAAATGTAAACCCTGTAGGTCCGAGAGGCGTATACGATGAAGCAAAGCGTTTTCAGGAAGCAATGACCATGGCTTACCATACTTTCCATGGTTTAGAAACCAGAATTGTTAGGATTTTCAATACTTATGGCCCAAGAATGCGTCTGAATGATGGACGTGTGTTGCCTGCTTTCATCGGACAGGCATTACGTGGAGAAGACCTGACCGTATTTGGTGATGGCTCTCAAACCCGTTCATTCTGCTATGTGGATGATCTGGTAGAGGGGATTTACAGATTGTTGTTGAGTGATTATGCCATGCCTGTTAACATTGGTAACCCGGATGAAATCACGATCAAGCAATTTGGTGAAGAAATCATCAAACTTACCGGAACAAGTCAGAAGCTGGTGTTGAGGGATCTGCCTGTTGATGATCCTAAGCAAAGACGCCCGGATATTACAAAAGCAAGAGAAATTCTTGGCTGGGAACCTAAAGTAAGCAGGGCAGAAGGGCTGAAGATTACTTATGAATATTTTAAATCTTTACCTGCTGATGCATTGATTAATAAAGAACACAAAGATTTTACAACCTATAATCGTTAA
- the galE gene encoding UDP-glucose 4-epimerase GalE: protein MSKILVTGGTGFIGSHTVVELYNAGYEVVIVDDFSNSNPKILNQIEAITGKKPEFVELDLCDELKVKEFATKHADISGVIHFAAFKAVGESVQQPLKYYRNNFYSLINIINGFDSKVNLVFSSSCTVYGQPDVLPVTESAPVKKAESPYGNTKQIAEEILQETCAVTPGLRVTSLRYFNPVGAHHTALIGELPIGVPQNLVPFITQSAIGKRGPITVYGNDYDTPDGSAIRDYIHVVDLAKAHVAAIRRMESDKAESNYEVFNLGTGTGSTVLQVIEAFEKATGEKLSYTIGARREGDIEKVWGDVTKSARDLGWKAELDINVMMSSAWNWEKYLKDNPF, encoded by the coding sequence ATGTCTAAAATACTAGTAACAGGTGGTACGGGATTTATCGGATCACATACCGTTGTAGAGCTCTACAATGCGGGATATGAAGTGGTGATTGTTGATGATTTTTCGAACTCTAACCCCAAAATTCTTAACCAGATAGAAGCCATCACAGGAAAGAAACCTGAATTTGTAGAACTTGATCTATGTGATGAACTGAAAGTGAAAGAATTTGCGACTAAGCATGCAGACATTAGCGGAGTGATTCATTTTGCCGCATTTAAAGCAGTAGGTGAATCTGTACAGCAGCCATTAAAATATTACAGGAATAACTTTTATTCATTGATCAATATTATCAATGGTTTTGATAGTAAAGTGAATTTGGTTTTCTCTTCTTCATGTACAGTATATGGTCAGCCGGATGTTTTGCCGGTAACAGAAAGTGCGCCGGTAAAGAAAGCGGAATCTCCTTATGGAAATACCAAACAGATTGCAGAAGAGATTTTGCAGGAAACCTGTGCGGTGACTCCTGGTCTAAGGGTGACTTCTTTGCGTTACTTTAATCCGGTTGGTGCACATCATACTGCGCTGATTGGTGAGTTACCAATAGGCGTTCCACAAAACCTGGTCCCTTTTATTACACAATCTGCGATCGGTAAACGTGGTCCGATTACGGTTTATGGAAATGATTATGATACTCCGGACGGCAGTGCGATCAGAGATTATATCCATGTTGTTGATTTGGCTAAAGCGCATGTCGCTGCCATCAGAAGAATGGAAAGCGATAAAGCAGAATCTAATTATGAAGTCTTTAATTTAGGGACTGGTACAGGTTCTACAGTACTGCAGGTGATCGAAGCCTTTGAAAAAGCAACAGGAGAGAAATTAAGTTATACGATCGGTGCCAGAAGAGAGGGCGATATTGAGAAAGTTTGGGGAGATGTAACTAAATCAGCACGGGATTTAGGATGGAAAGCTGAACTGGATATCAATGTGATGATGTCTTCTGCCTGGAACTGGGAGAAATATTTAAAAGATAACCCTTTCTAG
- the rfbB gene encoding dTDP-glucose 4,6-dehydratase: MKKKILITGGAGFIGSHVVRRFVNNYPEYEILNLDKLTYAGNLANLTDIEHKPNYRFVKADITDAVAMSELFKLENFDAVIHLAAESHVDRSISDPTAFVMTNVIGTVNLLNAAREHWKGAYEQKRFYHVSTDEVYGALGETGMFTESTAYDPHSPYSASKASSDHFVRAYHDTYGLDVVISNCSNNYGSHHFPEKLIPLAINNIKNNQPVPVYGKGENVRDWLWVEDHARAIDVIFHQAKTGETYNIGGHNEWKNIDLIHLLCKIMDQKLGRIAGESAKLISFVTDRAGHDLRYAIDSSKLQKVLNWVPSLQFEEGLEKTVDWYLENEEWLSNVTSGNYQAYYENQYEGR, translated from the coding sequence ATGAAGAAGAAAATATTGATTACAGGTGGCGCCGGATTTATTGGTTCGCATGTCGTTCGTCGTTTTGTGAACAATTATCCGGAGTATGAAATCCTGAATCTTGACAAGTTAACTTATGCAGGAAATCTGGCCAATTTAACGGATATAGAGCATAAACCTAATTATCGTTTCGTTAAAGCAGACATTACTGATGCGGTTGCGATGAGCGAATTGTTTAAGCTGGAGAATTTTGATGCGGTTATTCACCTCGCTGCTGAATCACATGTGGACAGGTCGATCTCAGATCCTACGGCCTTTGTGATGACGAATGTAATTGGTACAGTAAATCTTTTAAATGCTGCCAGAGAGCATTGGAAAGGTGCCTATGAGCAGAAGAGATTCTATCATGTCTCTACGGATGAGGTATATGGTGCTTTAGGCGAAACAGGCATGTTTACTGAATCTACTGCCTATGATCCACATAGTCCATATTCAGCATCAAAAGCATCTTCAGATCATTTCGTTCGTGCTTATCATGATACTTATGGATTGGATGTGGTGATCTCGAACTGTTCTAATAATTACGGTTCTCATCATTTCCCGGAGAAATTAATTCCTCTGGCCATCAATAACATTAAGAATAACCAACCTGTTCCGGTTTATGGAAAAGGAGAAAATGTAAGAGACTGGCTTTGGGTGGAAGACCATGCAAGGGCAATAGATGTGATCTTTCATCAGGCGAAGACCGGAGAAACCTACAATATCGGAGGACATAACGAATGGAAGAATATTGACCTGATTCATTTGTTATGTAAAATTATGGATCAAAAGCTGGGTAGAATTGCGGGTGAATCAGCAAAACTGATCTCTTTTGTGACGGATAGGGCAGGGCACGATTTACGCTATGCGATTGATTCATCTAAATTGCAAAAGGTATTAAACTGGGTGCCTAGCTTACAGTTTGAAGAAGGATTGGAAAAAACGGTAGATTGGTATCTGGAGAATGAAGAATGGCTTTCGAACGTTACTTCAGGAAACTATCAGGCTTATTATGAAAATCAATACGAAGGCAGATAA
- a CDS encoding ABC transporter permease, whose translation MTYTENVRIAIQSIKSNRLRTMLTALIIAIGLSALVGILTTLDAVKKSMTEAFSSMGANSFTIRNRGIGIRIGGGGKRPKPFKTIRYEDAIAFKERLNTPATVAISVSASFGSTIKYGTEKTNPNINIQGIDENGLNSQGLQLELGRNFSKTETIQGSNVCIIGSEVSEKLFKKESPLDKVINVGNNRLRIIGLLSSKGQSMGFSGDRAVYVPLLKAKLINSNANPSYTITVMVPTNDLQETIIGEATAEFRNIRKIKITEPNNFEITKSDAIAQTLFENLKYVVWGGIAIGGITLIGASIGLMNIMLVSVTERTREIGIRKAIGANPAVIRKQFLIEAVIICLMGGAFGIFLGIAIGNIISLAMGGAFIIPWLWIFGGFVLCVLVGILSGYYPAKKASKLDPVEALRYE comes from the coding sequence ATGACCTATACAGAGAACGTAAGAATTGCCATCCAGTCCATAAAGAGTAACAGATTACGTACGATGCTTACGGCATTGATCATTGCCATAGGTTTATCTGCTTTAGTAGGAATCTTAACCACGCTGGATGCGGTTAAAAAAAGTATGACCGAAGCTTTTTCAAGTATGGGCGCCAACTCTTTCACCATCAGAAACCGTGGGATCGGCATCCGAATAGGCGGAGGAGGAAAAAGACCTAAACCTTTTAAAACCATTCGCTATGAAGATGCAATTGCGTTTAAAGAGCGTTTAAATACCCCCGCTACCGTTGCAATCAGTGTAAGTGCCAGTTTTGGTTCCACCATCAAATACGGAACAGAAAAGACCAATCCAAACATCAACATTCAGGGAATCGATGAAAATGGCTTGAATTCTCAAGGTCTTCAGCTCGAACTGGGAAGAAATTTCAGTAAGACAGAAACCATTCAGGGCAGCAATGTCTGTATCATCGGAAGTGAGGTCAGCGAAAAATTATTTAAGAAAGAATCCCCTCTGGATAAAGTCATCAATGTGGGTAACAACCGGCTGAGGATTATTGGCTTGCTATCGTCCAAAGGTCAAAGCATGGGTTTCAGCGGAGATAGGGCCGTATACGTTCCATTATTGAAAGCTAAACTTATCAACTCCAACGCCAATCCTTCCTATACCATTACTGTAATGGTCCCGACGAATGACCTTCAGGAAACCATTATTGGAGAAGCGACAGCAGAGTTCAGAAATATCAGAAAGATCAAGATCACAGAACCCAATAATTTCGAGATCACAAAAAGTGATGCGATTGCACAGACTTTATTCGAAAATCTAAAATATGTAGTCTGGGGTGGAATTGCCATCGGGGGGATTACCCTCATCGGGGCTTCTATCGGTCTGATGAATATCATGCTCGTTTCTGTAACGGAACGTACCCGGGAAATCGGGATCAGGAAAGCGATTGGCGCAAATCCTGCAGTCATCAGAAAACAGTTTTTAATTGAGGCTGTAATTATCTGTCTGATGGGTGGTGCCTTTGGGATTTTCCTCGGCATTGCGATAGGTAACATTATTTCCCTCGCCATGGGAGGTGCTTTCATTATTCCATGGTTATGGATCTTCGGAGGTTTTGTGCTCTGTGTCCTGGTGGGCATCTTGTCCGGATATTACCCGGCGAAGAAAGCATCTAAACTGGATCCTGTTGAAGCATTGAGATATGAATAA
- a CDS encoding iron-sulfur cluster assembly accessory protein translates to MSNTVDTAFAPVTFTETAVKELFKLKDQQEIAEDFGLRVGVEGGGCSGMSYVLGFDQKKEGDQEYIIDGIKVFMHKAHQMYLMGMQVDWQDGLNSRGFTFNNPNAASTCGCGTSFSA, encoded by the coding sequence ATGAGTAATACAGTTGATACGGCATTTGCACCAGTTACCTTTACAGAAACTGCTGTTAAAGAACTTTTTAAGTTAAAAGACCAACAGGAAATCGCTGAAGACTTCGGCTTGCGCGTTGGCGTAGAAGGTGGAGGTTGCTCCGGAATGAGTTATGTTTTAGGTTTCGATCAGAAAAAAGAAGGAGATCAGGAATATATCATTGATGGCATTAAGGTATTTATGCACAAAGCCCATCAAATGTATTTAATGGGGATGCAGGTAGATTGGCAGGATGGCTTAAATTCGAGAGGATTTACATTTAACAATCCAAATGCAGCCAGTACCTGCGGTTGTGGAACCAGTTTCTCTGCATAG